The DNA sequence CCGGGCACGACCGGGGTTCCGAATGGTCTCCGGCCGCCTCCAGGGGCGTCCCCGGGGCGCCCCGCTGCGTATCGGTGAGCAGAGCAAAGCGACGCACGGACGACCACCGTCGGCACGGCCGCTCGGGCCGCGGGCGTCGCGTCGACCGTTGCCGGCACCGCTGACGGGCCGATTGTCCACAAGCTGGCGAGTTGTCCACAGGTTCGCAGGTCATCGGTGCATCCCGGGCGCGTGGGCGCAGGGTCGGGGCATGGACATCATCGAGGGCGACCGGTTGCCCGAGGAGCCGCCGCCGGCGCCGGTCGACGTCGTCGTGCCGGATCTGTCCGGACTCGTCCGGCGGGTGCGGCGCAGCGCGGACCTGTCACAGCGGGAGCTCGCGGAGCGGACGGGGCTGGCGCCGTCGCGCCATCGCCCGGATCGAGAGCCGGTCGCTCGCGCCGGCGCTGGACACGCTGGCGGCGATCCTGGCGGTCGCGGGGCTGCGGATGGTCGTCGTGGACGCGGAGAACCGGCGGGTGCCGCCGATGGAGGACCCGCCGGGTGACCTGCGTGACGGGGCGGACCGCCGGTTCCCGTCGCATCTGGACGTGATCCTCGATCCGCTGCCCGGTGAGTGGTGGGGCGACCGGTACGGCTGCGCGCGCCCGCCGGAGACGTTCCACCGGGATCGGCCACTGCGCGACGCGATGCGGCGGCGCAGTGTGTGGGAGGTGCGGGTCGCGCAGTTCCGCACCGCGCCGCCACCGCCGACGGTCGAGCACTGGATGGTGCTGCAGGCCCGGTGCCGGGCGTGCGGGCGGCTCCCGGACCCACCACCGCCGCCGTTCGCGCCGGCCGCGGTGCTCCGCTACCTGCAGGCCGCCGCGGTGCTGCTCGCGGTGCGGGCGGCCGATCATGCCGACGTGTCCCGGCGCACCCACCGCGGCGTGCCGTGGGCGACGGCGGGACGGTAGGTTCGGGGCCCGTGAGCACCGAGTACCGCCGCGAAGGCGCTTCCGGAACCGGCCTGGCCACGGTCACGACCGACGGCACCGTCCTCGACGTCTGGTACCCGGCTCCGGTGCTGGGCGGGCACGCGTCCGACGACGGTGCCGAGCTGCATCCCCTCGTCGGGACGGACGAGCTGCGTGGGGTCCGCACCGAGATCGTGCGCAACGAGATCGGCTCGCTCGCCGACGCACCGGCCGACGCCGCCGACGTCTACCTGCGGCTGCACCTGCTCAGCCACCGCCTCGTCCAGCCCCACCAGGTGAACCTCGACGGCCAGTTCGGGCTGCTCGCCAACGTCGTCTGGACCAACCACGGCCCGTGCCCGCTCCCCGGGTTCGAGCTCACCCGGGCGAAGCTGCGCGGCCGCGGACCGGTGACCGTCACCCACGTCGACAAGTTCCCGCGGATGATCGACTACGTGATCCCCGCCGGCGTTCGGATCGGTGACGCCGACCGCGTCCGCCTCGGCGCGCACCTGGCCGAGGGCACGACCGTCATGCACGAGGGCTTCGTCAACTTCAACGCCGGCACCCTCGGCGCGTCGATGGTCGAGGGCCGGATCTCGGCCGGGGTCGTCGTCGGGGACGGCTCGGACGTCGGCGGCGGTGCCTCGATCATGGGGACGCTGTCCGGGGGTGGCAAGGAGGTCATCTCGATCGGCCGCCGCTGCCTGCTCGGCGCGAACGCCGGCCTGGGCATCTCCCTCGGCGACGACTGCGTGGTCGAGGCCGGCCTCTACCTCACCGCGGGCACCAAGGTCACGCTGCCCGACGGCAGCACCACCGCGGCACGCGAGCTGTCCGGCCGGAACGGGCTGCTGCTGCGTCGCAACTCGGTGTCCGGCGCGGTCGAGGTGCTGGCCCGCACCGGCGACGGCATCGCCCTCAACGCCGCGCTGCACGCCAACTGACGGCCCTGCAGCGGTTCACGGCGGAACACCCACAGGAGCAGGACGGCAGGGACATGGTGGGTACGGACGGGGCTGCGCAGCCTCCGGGTAACGACCTCTACGGCGCCGCGGACCTCGGCGAGCCGCTGACCGCGGGGCCGCAGGACCCGGCGGTGGCACACGTCCGTGCGCTGCTGGACAAGCGGCTGCGCGCGATGCTGCGACACGAGCCCGGTGTGCGCGACGGCTCCGACATCGAGGACCTGCACCAGATGCGGGTCTCAGTGCGGCGGATGCGGGCGGCGCTCAAGGCCGCCCGCCCCCTGCTCGACCACATCTGGGCGGACCTGCTGCGGGCCGAGCTCGGCCGGCTCGGCCGAGCGCTCGGCCCGGTGCGCGACCTCGACGTGATGATCGACCACCTGCGCGGCGAGGTGTCCACGCTGCCCCCGGCCGAGCTGGCCGCCGGTGAGCGGCTGGTCGCGGTGCTGGAGGCCGAGCGGGTCGGTGCCCGCGCCGAGATGCTGGACGAGCTCGACTCCGACCGGAACGCCGCACTGCGTCGCTCGCTGGTCGAGGCCGTCTCGGCGCCGCTGCCGGAGCCGCCGGCGGAGGTCGCCCGACCCGAGCTGATCGAGCTGGTCCGGGCCGAGACCCGCAAGCTCGTCAAGGCGGTGCGTCGCGCCGGGCCGAACCCGCCGGACATGACCTTGCACGACCTGCGGATCCGCACCAAGCGGTTGCGCTACACCGGTGAGCTCGTCGAGCCGGCGATGCGCGACGAGGACGGGTCCCGCACCGAGGACGCCCGTCAGGTCCGGCGGATGCTCAAGGCCGCGGCCGGGTTGCAGGAGGTCCTGGGTGACCACCAGGACGCCTGCGTCGCCGAGCACCGCATCCGCGCCCTGCTCGACGAGCTGGGCCCCGGACCCGACGCCCACGAGGTCTTCGTCGGCGGCCGGCTGGTCGAGCGCGAACGGGCCCGCGCCGAGGCACTGCGCGAGCAGTGGTGGGCCGCGTGGGAGCACCTGGCCGAGCAGGCCGAGGTCCTCTGAGCCGACCGCTCAGCGCGGGCGGTCCCCGATCCGGACCACCGCGGCGCCCTGCAGCACGGCACCGATCAGGAGCAGCCCGATCGCGGGCGGGAACCCGGCGGCGTCGATGACCACCCCCATCACCAGCGGCCCGATCCCGGCGGAGAAGTAGCCGATCCCGAGGCCGAACCCGCTGACGGCGGCGCTGCGGGCCGGGGTCGGCGTCCGCCAGGCGATCACCGTCAGCCCCAGCGGGAACCCCGCGCCGACCCCGATGCCGATCAGGACCGCCCACAGCCACGGCAGCGGTGAACCCGGCGCGGGGGCGAGCAGCACCCCAAGCGTCCCCGCGGCGGAGCTGAGCACGGTCAGGGCCGCCCAGAACCGCCACCGGCGTCGTCGCTCGGCCGCGGCCGGGAACAGCAGGGCCGCCGGGATCTGCGCGATGCTCCACACCGCGAGGAGGAGCCCTGCCGCCTGCGGTGACCAGCCCTGGGACTCGTAGAACGGTGACAGCCAGGTCAGCCAGCCGTAGAAGATCGTCGACGAGCCCGCCAGGTAGCAGGCGATGCGGCGGGCGAACGGGTCGTGGCGGACCCGGACCTCCTCGGCGACCGACGGGCCGTCGTCGGTCCTGCCCCGCGCGTCCGGGGTGTCCGGACGGGCACGACCGATCCGGCTCGCCACCGGTGCCCACACCGCGACGGCGAGCACCGCGGGCACCGCCCACACCGCGAGCGAGAAGGACCAACCGCCCAGCGCGACGGCCAGCGGCACCGCGACGGCGGAGGCGACCGTCGCGCCGATCATCATCGAGACGACGTAGGCGCCGGTCACCGCGCCGGCCCGCTCGGCCAGGTGCTCCTTCACGACCCCGGTGAGCAGCACCCCGGACACCCCGATGCCGAGCCCGACCAGCACCGACCCGCCGACCAGGGCGGGCAGTGCCGCCACCGACCGCAGCAGGCTGCCCACCCCGATCGTCGCCACGGCGACCCCGAGCAGCCGTTCACGGCCGACCCGGGTGGCGACGGCGGCCGCGCCGAACGAACCCGCCGACATCATCAGCACCGCACCGGCCTGGACCAGACCCGCCGCACCCGCCCCGATCCCGAGGTCGGCGCGCGCGGTCTCCAGCAGCGGCGGGTACCCGGCGAGCCCGGCCCGCAGGTTCACCGCGAGCGCGAGCACCCCGAACAGGACCAGTGCCGGTCGCACGGCCGGATGCCTCCCGGCCGGTCGCCCCGACCCCGGACCCGGGTCGCGATGCGCGGCCGGCCCGGAGGGCGTGCCGGGACCGGACGACGCGGACGGGTCGGCGCCACCGGGGTTGCCGGGACGCGGTGCCTGCATTCGACGGCTCCTTCGCCTGCCGGATCGCTGCACCGGCGTCGTGACTGATCCGCCGATCCTCTCCCGAGTCCTTGCCTATCGCAACGACAGTCGGGGGTTCAGGCGGTCCCGAGCCGATCCACGGCGGCGTCGATGCGCTCGTCCGGCGCGGTCAGCCCCACCCGGACGTGCCGGGAGCCCGCGGGCCCGTAGAACTCGCCGGGAGCGACGAGGATCCCCAGACCGGCGAGCCGGTCCACGGTGTCGCGGCACGGCTCGTCCGCGCTCGCCCACAGGTAGAGCCCGGCCTGCGAGTGCTCGATCGTGAGCCCGGCCTTCTCCAGCCCGGCCCGCAGGCGGGTGCGACGGGCGTCGTAGCGGGCGGCCTGCTCGGCGACGTGCGCGTCGTCGGAGACGGCCGCCTCCAGCGCAGCCTGCACCGGACGCGGCACGATCATGCCCGCGTGCTTGCGGACCTCCAGCAGCCCCGACACCAGCGCCGGGTCCCCGGCGACGAACCCGGCGCGGTACCCGGCCAGGTTCGACACCTTCGACAGCGAGTGGACCGCCAGCAGGCCGGTGGTGTCGCCGTCGCAGACGTCGGGGTGCAGCACCGAGCGCGGCGCCGGCTCGGCGTCGCCGGGCAGACCGAGGTAGCACTCGTCGGAGGCGACGACCGCGCCCCGCTCCCGCGCCCAGGTCACGACCTTGCGCAGGTGCTCGACCGGCAGGACCCGGCCGGTCGGGTTCGACGGCGAGTTCAGCCAGACCAGCCGGATCCGTGCCGGACCGGCGGCGGTGAGGCCGTCGGAACGGACGTGCTCGGCGCCCGCCAACCGGGCCCCGACCTCGTAGGTCGGGTACGCGAGCTCCGGGATGACGACGGTGTCGCCAGCGCCGAGTCCCAGCAGCGTCGGCAACCAGGCGACCAGCTCCTTCGAGCCGATCGTGGGTACCACCGCGGCCGGGTCGACCCCGGGCACGCCGAAGCGCCGCTGCAACGAGGCGACGACCGCCTCACGCAGCGACGCCGGGCCGTGCGTCGTCGGGTAGCCGGGCTCGGCGGCGGCCGGCCCGGCCAACGCCTCCCGCAGCACCCCGGGGACCGGGTCCACCGGGGTGCCGACCGACAGGTCGACGATGCCGTCGGGGTGCGCCGCCGCGCGCTCGCGCGCGCCGGTCAGCGAGTCCCACGGGAAGTCGGGGAGGTCGAGCCTGCTCACTCGTCGTGTTCCTGCGGGGGCAGGCTCTTGGCCGGCTCCACGTCACGGTCGACCTTGCCGAGCTTCGACGCGCCGCCGGGCGAGCCCAGTTCGTCGAAGAAGTCCACATTGGCCTTGGTGTAGGCGGCCCACTGGTCGGGGACGTCGTCCTCGTAGTAGATGGCCTCGACCGGGCAGACCGGCTCGCACGCACCGCAGTCGACGCACTCGTCGGGGTGGATGTAGAGCATCCGTCCACCCTCGTAGATGCAGTCCACCGGGCATTCCTCGATACACGCCTTGTCGAGCAGGTCGACGCAGGGTTCGGCGATCACGTAGGTCACTTCGGTGGTCCTCCACTCGGAGCAGCGGACACCCGGCGATCATGTGGTGGTGGGGTGTCCGGTCAAACTGGGACGCTCGCAGGTTAACCCGCGGCCCCCGGCGGGGCAGGAGTGAGGTGGTCGGCTTCATGCTCGACGAGCTGGCAGGACGGCGAGTGGCCCTGCGCCACCGCATCGCGCCGGAGGACGCAACGGGCCCCGGACTGACCGACGCGGTCGGTGAGCTGGAGCCCGACGGGCCCGACGCCGTCGTCGTCCACACCCGGTCGGGGCAGGTCCACGTGCGGCGCGACGCCGTCGTCGCCGTCCGGGAGGTGCCACCCGCCCCGGCCCGGCGGGCGTCGCGTGCGGCGGTGAACCGGCTGGAACGCGTGCGGGCGGCGGCCTGGCCGGCGCCGGTCGTCGAGGAGCTGGGCGGCTGGCTGCTGCGCGCGGCGGGCGGCTGGACCCGGCGGGCGAACTCCGCGCTCGCGCTCGGGGACCCGTGGATGCCGGTGGAACGCGCCCTGGAACGGGTGCGGGAGTTCGCCGGGCGGCACGGCATCGTCCCGGTGGTGCAGGCCCCGGTGGACGCGCCCTGGTCGAACCGGGTGACCGAGGCGGGCTGGATACGGGACGAGGACCCCGGGACCTGCAGCGTGCTGGTCACGCGCGCCGCGTCCGACGCCCCGGCACCGCGGTGGCCCGCGACGCCCGGACCCGACTGGTGGGCCGCGCAGGGCGAGCCGGAACCCGCGCCCGACGCGCCCGCGTGGGCGGTGCTGACCGGAGCGTCCGCCGGGGTGTTGCGTCCCGGTGAGCAGAGCAGAGCGTCGAGCACGGACCCCGCCGAGGTCGGATTCGGCACGCTCGCCGACGCCGACGGGACGCCGGTCGCGTCGGTGCGGGCCGCTGTCGTCGACGACCACGTCTACGTGTCACGCCTGTGGGTCGTCCCGGCCGCGCGGCGGGGCGGGCTCGCGTCCCGGCTCACCGGACAGGCTCTGGCCTGGGGCGCGGCGCACGGTGCGCGGCACGGGATGCTCGACGTCGCCGACGACAACACGGCCGCGCTCGCCCTCTACCGCGGCACCGGCTGGACCGACCACCACCGCTACCACTACCTGGTTCCCCCGGAACCTGCCTGACCGGAGGATCACGAGGTCAGGCGAACCCGCGGTCGAGCAGCCAGGCGCGGGCCTGCTTGGCGGCACGCTTGAGCCCCGACCACTCCCCCAGGTACTTTCCGACGACGCCGACGACCGGCAGCAGCCCGAGCCACTGGTGGTAGAAGCGGCCGTGCGGACGTTTGTCGAGCTCGTCCTCCACACCCCACAGGGCCCGTCCGAGGCGCCAGACGGCGCTGCCCACGCGCTTGAGCGTGGCCCGCTTGCCGCCGTCGCCGGCGAGGTCACCGGTGAGTTCCTCGGCGCGGGCGTCGGCCGCGGCGTCCTCGGCCGCGGTGAGCTCCCGGGCGGCGAGGTCGAGCTCACGCTGGAACAGCACCGACGCCAGCAGCTCGACGAGCCGGTCCTCCGAGCGCACGCCGTGCTCGCCCGCGATCGCGACGAGCAGCAGCCCCTCCCCGGCCGCGCCGACGGCGTCGGACACCGGCAGGGTGCGCGCCAGCGCCCCGCCGAGGCCCGGGATCGCGGCGATCAGCGTCGTGAACCGGCCAACCCGGTAGACCCACCAGTCGCTGCGGGCGGGGACGTCCATCGCCACCCAGGCCGAGGTGCCGGGGACCTTCACCGACGCCAGCGCGTCGAGGATCTTGTCGGCCAACGAGCGTTCCTCGTCGCTCGTGTCCGCCGCACGGTCCGAGCCGGGCGTCACCCGGGCGCGCAGGCCGAACGGGTCGGACTCGCGCAGCCCGTCGAGCACCGGCCGGGTCGCCCGCACGAACGGGCGCAGGACCCGCACCAGGTCGTCGTCGGAGATCGTCATCAGCTGACCCTACGGTCGCGGCCGTCCGCCAGCCGGTCGAGCGCCCTGCGGAACGACACGACACCGGTCACGGCGCCGGCGACGAGCAGCAGCAGCGACTCCCAGTTCACCGGGAGCAGGAGGTCCCCGCCAGGTCCGAAGAAGCCGAGCACGAGCACCGCCGCGAACCACACGACCAGCGGGGCGGCGGCACCGGCCGGGGTGGGGAGGATCTCGGTGGCCGTGGTGTGGATCAGCCACGGCAGCGAGACGACCACGATCAGCGTGCCCAGCGGCACCGGGACCGGCCCGATGTAGAGCATCTGGAACATCAGCTCGAAGGCCACCAGCAGCACCGAGATGACCAGCAGTACCAGCGCGAGCGGGAGCCTCGTCACGTCGCTCATCCGTCGACCCCCTCGAACAGGTCCGACTCCGTCGTGCCGGGCGGCGCACCGGCGAGCACGTACTCCTCGACCCCCAGCAGCGGCTGCACGATGCCGTTGCTCATCGCGAACGCGACCCAGCTGTCGCCGCTGCGGACGTCGATCTGGGTGGCGTGGGCCCGCATCGCGGCGACGCGTGCATCGTCGTGGGCGTCGACGTCGACCCGGGTCGTGACGGCGCCGACGTCGTGGCCAGGGTGCTCGTCGGGCTCCGGCCAGCGCAGCCCGGTGCGGTCCGGGTCCCCGCCGAGGGCGGAGTGCAGCTCGGCGAGCCCGGCGTCGAGCAGCGCGCTCGACCGGACCGCGAAGTACAGCTTGGCGACGACGTCCGGGCGCGCCCCGGCGGCGGCGACGGCCAGCTCGTGCGCGCGGACGTGGTCGGGGTGGCCGTAGCTGCCGTCGGAGGCGTAGGAGACCAGCACCTGCGGGCGGACCTCGTCGATGATCTCCAGCAGCTGCGCGAGCTGGGTGCCGAACGGCTCCGGGGCGGCGAACGCCCGCGCGTGCAGCTGCGGCGGCAGCGCTGCGCGGGTCCCGTGCCCGGCCAGCACCATGCCGGAGTCGCGCCAGCGCCCGGGGCCACCGAGCCAGCGGTGCCGGGGCCCGCCGAGGGCGGCCAGCGCCGCGTCGAGCTCGCGGATGCGGTAACCGCCGAGCTGGTCACCGCGTTCCGGGGCGAGCTCGGCCAGCTCCGGTCCGATCACCTCGCCCTCCTCACCGAGGGTGCAGGTCACCACGGTGACCTCGCAGTCGGGGTCGGCGGTGTAGCGGGCGATGGTCCCGCCGGTGGTCAGGGTCTCGTCGTCCGGGTGGGCGTGGACGAGCAGGAGGCGACGAGCAGGCACCCGGGGAGCCTACGGGTCGATGATCGGCCCCGCCGCGGCGTGGGGCACGACGGGCAGCGGGTACTCCGCCGCCTCCCCCGTCGCCGGGGGGAACATGATCGTCGCGCGGGTCAGCGGGACGGTCGGGACGGCGGTCCCGGCCAGCCCCGCGGGTGCGACGCCGTCGCGGACCAGCAGATCGCCCAGGGCCGCGATCATCGCGCCGTTGTCGGTGCACAGCCGGGGCGCGGGTACCCGCAGGGTGATCCCGGCGGCGGCACAGGCACGCTCCATCTCGGTGCGCAGCACCCGGTTCGCCGCGACCCCGCCGACCATGAGCAGGGTGTCCGCGCCGCGCTCGGCGCACGCCCGCAGCGCCTTGCGGACCAGGACGTCGACGACGGCCATCTGGAACGACGCGGCCACGTCCGGGACCGGGACGGCGCGGCCCGCGTCCTGGGCCGCCTCGACGTGCCGGGCCACGGCGGTCTTGAGCCCGGAGAAGGAGAATCCGAACGCGGCGTCGCGCGGGCCGGTCATCGGGCGCGGGAACGCGATCGCGGCCGGGTCGCCGTCGAGTGCGGCCTTCGAGACGGACGGACCGCCGGGATAGGGCAGGCCCAGCAGCCGGGCGACCTTGTCGAAGGCCTCCCCCGCCGCGTCGTCGACGGTGTCGCCGAGATGCTCGACGGGTTCGCGGGCCAGGTCGCCCAGCGCCAGCAGCGAGGTGTGCCCGCCGGAGACGATCAGGCAGACGCAGCGGTCGGGCAGCGGCCCGTGCTCCAGGACGTCGACGGCGGCGTGCCCGGCCAGATGGTGCACCCCGTAGAGCGGCACGTCCAGCGCCGTCGCGTACGCCTTGGCCGCCGCGACGCCGACGTGCAGCGCGGGCGAGAGCCCCGGCCCCGCGGTGACCGCGACGGCATCGACGTCGGACAGCGACACCCCGGCCGCCTCGACGGCTGCGCGCACCATCGGGGTAACCGCGCTCACGTGGGCGCGGGCCGCGACCTCCGGGACCACACCGCCGAAGCGGGCGTGCTCGTCCGCCGACGACGCCAGCCCCTCGCCGAGCAGCACCCCGTCCCGGACGAGACCGGCACCGGTCTCGTCGCACGACGTCTCGATCCCCAGAACCAGCGACACGCCACCCAGTTTCGCACCGGGTGGCGTGTCGTGGCAGTGGGGTCCTGCTCGGACGGGTCGTGCTCGGTCAGGTCCGCAGGAGCGCGCGCTCCTCGGCGAAGTGGCAGGCCACCCGGTGCCCCGGGCCGGACGCGATCTCCAGGACCGGCTTCTCGTCGATGCAGCGCGCCTTGTCGGCGTCGGACAGCTCCAGGTGCTTCCAGCACCGGGTGCGGAACCGGCAGCCCGACGGCGGGTCGGCCGGGTTGGGCACGTCCCCGGTCAGCACGATCCGCTCGCGGGACCGCTCGACCTCCGGGTCCGGGACGGGCACCGCCGAGATCAGCGCCTGGGTGTAGGGGTGCTGCGGCCGGTCGAACAGGTCGTCGCGGTCGGCGACCTCGACGACGTTGCCCAGGTACATCACCGCGACGCGGTCGGAGATGTGGCGCACCACCGACAGGTCGTGAGCGATGAACAGATAGGTCAGCCCGAAGTCGCGCTGCAGCTGCTCGAGCAGGTTGAGCACCTGGGCCTGGATGGACACGTCCAGGGCCGAGACGGGCTCGTCGAGCACCACGAACTTCGGGTTGAGCGCGATCGCCCGTGCGATGCCGACGCGCTGGCGCTGCCCGCCGGAGAACTCGTGCGGGTAGCGCTCGGCGTACTCGGCCGAGAGCCCTACGGTCTCGAGCAGCTCCGGGATCGTGGAGTCGGTGAGCTCGCCTCCGAGCAGCTCGTACTTCTCCGACAGGATCGACCGAACCGTCATGCGCGGGTTCAGCGACGCGTACGGGTCCTGGAAGACGATCTGCATGTCCTCCCGGGCCGAGCGCAGCTCGGACTGCCCGAGCGCGGTCACGTCGCGGCCGTTGATGTGCACGCTGCCGGCGGTGGGCTCGTGCAGCCGCAGGATCGCCCGGGCCGCGGTCGACTTGCCGCAGCCGGACTCGCCGACCAGCGACAGCGTCTGCCCCTCGGGGATCTCCAGGTCGATGCCGTCGACAGCCTGCACCACACCGACGGTGCGTTGGAACAGCACGCCGGAGCGGATCGGGAACGACTTGGTCAGCCCCGCGGTGCGCAGCATCGGCTCGCCGGTCGCCGTCTCCGCGACGTGCGCCTCGGACCCCGGCACGACCGGCTCGCGCGGCGTGGCGGCGGCCTCGCCGACCTCGTCGGGGTGCAGGCAGGCGTGCAGGTGACCGGGCCGGTCGGTGAGCTGGACCAGCTCCGGGGTCTTCTCCGCGCAGGACGACGTGGCGAACCGGCAGCGCGGGTGGAACGCGCAGCCCGACGGGACGTGCGCGAGGTTCGGCGGCTGCCCGGGGATCGGCTCCAGCTTCTCCGGCCGGGCCTGGTCCATCCGCGCCAGCGACGACAGCAGCCCGTATGTGTAGGCGTGCCGCGGCTCGGCGAAGATCTCGTCGTTGGTCCCGGTCTCGACGACCCTGCCCGCGTACATGACCATGATCCGGTCGGCGTGCGCCGCGACCAGGCCCAGGTCGTGGGTGATCAGGACGATCGCCGTCTCGCGCTGCTCCTGGAGCTTCTCGAGCAGGTTCATGATCTGGGCCTGCACGGTGACGTCGAGCGCGGTGGTCGGCTCGTCGGCCAGCAGGACCTTCGGGTCGTTCGCGAGCGCCATCGCGATCATCGCGCGCTGGCGCATCCCGCCGGAGAACTCGTGCGGGTACTGCGACGCCCGCGCGGCCGGGTTGGGGATGCCGACCTCGCCGAGCAGGTCGACGGCGCGGCGGCGGGCGGTGACCTTGCCGGCCTGCCGGTCGTGTGCCCGGATCATCTCGGCGATCTGGTCGCCCACCTTGTAGACCGGGTTCAGCGCGGTCAGCGGGTCCTGGAAGATCATCGCGATGTCCTTGCCGCGCAGCTTGCGCTGCTCGGACTCCGACATCGTCAGCAGGGAGCGGCCCTCCAGCAGCACCTCACCGCTGGGGAACGTCGCCGGCGGGGTCGGGACGAGGCCCATCAGACTCATCGCCGACACCGACTTGCCGGAGCCGGACTCGCCGACGATCGCCAGGGTCTCGCCCCGGTCGACGTGCCAGCTGACGCCGTCGACGGCCTTGACCACACCGGCGTCGGTGGAGAAGTGCACCCGCAGGTCGCGGACCTCGAGCATGTGCTCGCTTCGGTTCTCGGTCACGGGTCAGTTCCTCCCGCGCAGCTTGGGGTCGAGGGCGTCGCGCAGGCCGTCGGCCACGAACGCGAAGCCCAGCGTGGTGATCGCGATGGCGGCGGACGGGAAGATCCACAGGAAGCTCTTGCCCGGCACCGACAGGTACTGGGACGCCTGCGAGATCAACCGGCCCCACTCGGGGACGTCCGGCGGGACGCCGACACCGAGGTAGGACAGGGTCGCCATCGCGACGACGACCACGCCGATCGAGGTGAACGAGTACACGAGCACCGGCGCCACGGCGTTGGGCAGGATGTGCCGGGTCAGGATCCGCCGGGTGCCCGCCCCGATCGAGCGGGCCGCCTCGACGTACTCGGCCTCCCGCAGGGCCAGCACCTGGCCGCGCATCAGCCGGGCGGTCGTCATCCAGCCCAGTGCGACGAGTGCGATGACGACCGGCAGCGTCCCGCCGCCGACCGCACGGACGATCACCAGTGCGCCCACCAGCGGCGGGAACGCGAGGAAGATGTCGATGATCCGGGCGATCACCGCGTCCCAGGCGCCGCCCTTGAACCCGGCGAGCGCACCGAGCGTCAGGCCGAGGACGAGGGAGAAGAAGACCACGGACAGACCGACGATCATCGCCAGCCGGACGCCGTAGATGATCCCGGAGTACAGGTCGCGGCCGAGGACGTCGGTGCCGAAG is a window from the Pseudonocardia sp. HH130629-09 genome containing:
- a CDS encoding ABC transporter permease; this translates as MNPPPTPGAPATDPAAALGLPGGDPAEAVTPAPDGSRRARSNGQFAEIWRRYRRNKLAMAGLIIVAFEIVMAIISPFSTPYDPFEQNLLNTLQPPSSAHFFGTDVLGRDLYSGIIYGVRLAMIVGLSVVFFSLVLGLTLGALAGFKGGAWDAVIARIIDIFLAFPPLVGALVIVRAVGGGTLPVVIALVALGWMTTARLMRGQVLALREAEYVEAARSIGAGTRRILTRHILPNAVAPVLVYSFTSIGVVVVAMATLSYLGVGVPPDVPEWGRLISQASQYLSVPGKSFLWIFPSAAIAITTLGFAFVADGLRDALDPKLRGRN
- a CDS encoding dipeptide ABC transporter ATP-binding protein: MTENRSEHMLEVRDLRVHFSTDAGVVKAVDGVSWHVDRGETLAIVGESGSGKSVSAMSLMGLVPTPPATFPSGEVLLEGRSLLTMSESEQRKLRGKDIAMIFQDPLTALNPVYKVGDQIAEMIRAHDRQAGKVTARRRAVDLLGEVGIPNPAARASQYPHEFSGGMRQRAMIAMALANDPKVLLADEPTTALDVTVQAQIMNLLEKLQEQRETAIVLITHDLGLVAAHADRIMVMYAGRVVETGTNDEIFAEPRHAYTYGLLSSLARMDQARPEKLEPIPGQPPNLAHVPSGCAFHPRCRFATSSCAEKTPELVQLTDRPGHLHACLHPDEVGEAAATPREPVVPGSEAHVAETATGEPMLRTAGLTKSFPIRSGVLFQRTVGVVQAVDGIDLEIPEGQTLSLVGESGCGKSTAARAILRLHEPTAGSVHINGRDVTALGQSELRSAREDMQIVFQDPYASLNPRMTVRSILSEKYELLGGELTDSTIPELLETVGLSAEYAERYPHEFSGGQRQRVGIARAIALNPKFVVLDEPVSALDVSIQAQVLNLLEQLQRDFGLTYLFIAHDLSVVRHISDRVAVMYLGNVVEVADRDDLFDRPQHPYTQALISAVPVPDPEVERSRERIVLTGDVPNPADPPSGCRFRTRCWKHLELSDADKARCIDEKPVLEIASGPGHRVACHFAEERALLRT